The DNA sequence CCGAGGGAGAGATGCGTTCCAAGACGCGCCGGGTCTCCTCCACGATCTGGTCCACGGCCCAAGCAATGTTACGTTCTTCCAGATTATCGACAGGTCCTGGTTCCTCCTGTAACTGCAGCCGGAACATAGTGCGGCCTCCTTTATGGTCTCGGTCCGAACTCTTTCGGATCCAAGCTGATTGCCTCCGGCAACGCCAGACTGAGTTGGTTGAAAACCAATTTGATTTGATTCCACCAGCTCTCCAACATCCGCAACAATTAGAGCATTTTTATCATAAAGAACGGCGTTTGTCAAAACAGGAGATTCTTTCAGACTGGAAGATACCCCAAAAAAAAGGGACCCGGGCAGGTCCCTTTGATTGTGAAAAACAGCGGCCCCGATGGGCGTCGGCCCAAAGGCGTTGCGGTTATTGATAATAGCCGCCGTTGTCAGTAGATTGATATGGATCGGCAGGCGGATAAGCGCCATAAACCCGCTGCTGGTTAGAATCCTGTGCCGCCCGGCGGCCCAGTTCCGTGGCGGCACCGCCCAGGGCGCCGCCCATTAAACCGCCGACCATGGCGCCGCGCCAGCGATTGTTGTGATCAAGCAGGGCCCCCGCACCGGCACCTAATGCGCCGCCAACACCGGCGCCGGTGTAAGTGTAAGGGCTGAGGCTGGTGCAACCGGCCAGCGAGATAACCAGCAGGAATACGAGGCTATAATTCTTCACATATGACATGGGGAATCCTCCTTTAGCAGCAACTCTCTGCCCAATAACATTGCAAACTGCTTGCCACTTATACGTTTGCTATAAGTCATTTATATTGCAGAAGATATTGTAATATCAACCCCAGTCAGTTGTATCTATTGAATATAGCTGCGAATAATGTAATTGAACGGCTATGCTGCCTCAAAATGGAGGGTCTTCCCCTTTCCAGGCTCGTTCAATTTGATAATTTATCGTGGGGGAGGGGGGGTAAGGATGTGCAATCTGAGAAAATGATGTGGGGAAGCGCCTCAATAGCTAACGGTATGGAAGGCTGTAGTATGGAGTAATTTATCTATCATTACCAGTAGTTCGGTTGAGAGCGCTTGTGATCCGCACCGGGTAGAGCCTGGCCGGCTGGCCCGGAAAATAACCAATTAATCCAAAAAATCGGTAATATAAGGATTATTGAGTTTTTGTTCGCCGAGCGTAGAGGTTGGAGTATCACCGTAATCATGTCCGGGCCAGATGATGGTGTCGTCGGGTAGGGGAAGAATCCGGCGCTGGATAGAGTCCACTAGCTGACCGAGGGAACCGCCGGGGAGGTCGGTACGGCCAGCGCTGTCCACGAATAGGGTGTCTCCGGTAAACAAGTGCCCTGGGGTGTAGAGGCAGATAGACCCGGGAGTATGGCCGGGGGTGTGAATGATGGAGAGTTCGAGCTCGCCCAGCGGCAGGCGGTAGCCGTCTTGAACCAGAAGATCGATATGGCTCAGAGGTGGAAAGCCTTCGGTAATTGCAGCCTGCTGCATCTCGGGGGTGGAAAAAAAGTGCCAATCGAGTTCGTGAATCACGGTAGTGGCACCGGTCTGCTGTGCCCAGTAATCGTTGCCGGCGGTGTGGTCTGGATGTCCGTGGGTGTTGACAATCCAACGGATGGTGAGCCCTCGGCGATTAATAACGTCTGTCACCGCGGCGGAGGGGGCGGCTGGGTCGATGAGTAGTCCCTGACGGGTTGATGGGCAGTTGATAATGTAACAGAGTACCGCCAATGGCCCGACTTGCACGGCGGCAATATGGGGAGTCATAGAAATCCTCCGGATTTACAGGTATCTCAAGAAAACGGCAGCAGAAATAGTTTTTAACATTGCATATTATATACTATATTTTTATGAGAATATATATATTCTAAGTTGTTGATTATTATTAAGCAAGGTCATAAGAGGACAAACCTCCCCTTTTCGGCTTTAAAGGCTTACGGTGGGGGAAGAGAATGAATGTCGGCCGGAAAAAATTCGAAGTTTTGTAAACGTGGTCTCTAAAAAGAGCCGACAATTAGTTGTGCTAGCCGACAAATGGTCAAGTTTATAGGCGCGCTCGATGGGTTCGGTTATGTCTCGACCTTCTGCAATAATGAGCATGATGACCAAGCGTGGCAAGATTCTCATTTTTTGTTGTGTCCGCCGGGAAATGAGGGTTTATATGAAAACAGTGTTCTTAAAGACGGCGGGCGCGGCCCGCCCTATGAGTAAATTGCCAATACATTATCGATAATGGGATAGGGTGGTCCCTTGCCGCCGCTTATGTTTAACATGGTCGATAAGAAAAAATTTATATGAAAACAATGGACGGTGAGCAGAAAAAGCATTATTGTGAGCAGCCGCCGCGGTTCTGTTTTCATGCTTCGTTGTGTTCCTCAGAACATGATGACTTTGGTCGATGCTGAAATGACCGAAGAATTTTAGAATACAAGACCCTTTGCTTAGCTCAGGGTGACGGCGCTGCATTTTAGACGTTCTCCGAGATATCGGATGATAAACCATCTATGATACTCCGACAGACTGGATGTTGGCAATTTCTTAACTGGAAAACGCTGGGTTTAAGCGGCCCTGCCGGAAAAACCTCAGATAAAACGGCGGCGCGGCAGGCGTTAAGCCCCCCGCCAAAGAGTTTTGCCAGTCTAACCGGCCTGAAAACTTCCAGGTTTAATAGCGGTATCGGTCAGTCCTGCAATCCACTGAGACCATAACAATATAATTATGTTATATAATTCTATTAGAAACCGGAAACCCTATAAGAGCTGGCGCGCCGCTCAGGAGGGGAGAAGAACCGATTGTGCAAGAGCTTCTCATTATGACCGGGGGAGGGTTTCATGACAGTTCAGCAGATTAATACGGAAAAAGCCCAAAATCTAAATATCCAGGACCTTTTCCAGCTCCTTGGCACTTCCTCTCAGGGTCTGGCTGAAGATGAGGCTCAAAGACGCCTGGACCAGTTTGGCCCTAATTCCCTTGTAGAGAAAAAGATCAACCCGGCCTTGAAATTTCTGAGTTACTTCTGGGGACCAATCCCCTGGATGATTGAGATCGCCGCCATTCTCTCAGCCGTAGTCCAACACTGGGACGACTTCACTATCATCATGTTGCTGTTAATATTCAATGCCAGCATCGGTTTCTGGCAGGAGCATAAGGCAGCCAATGCCCTGGAGGCCCTGAAGGCCCAACTGGCCCTGCAGGCTCGGGTCCGGCGGGATGGCAGATGGAAAGAGATTGCCACCGCCAGCCTGGTTCCTGGCGACATCATTCGCATTCGCTTAGGCGACATCGTTCCGGCGGATATCAAGCTGTTTGAAGGAGAATTCCTGAGCGTAGATCAGGCTGCTTTAACCGGTGAATCCCTGCCGGTCAGTAAAAAGCCGGGAGATGTGGCCTTCTCCGGGTCGGTGGCCAAACAGGGGGAAATGGCGGCCTTAGTGGTAAGTACCGGGGAGGACACTTTTTTCGGTCGCACTGCCAGACTGGTACAGACTGCCGGCGCCGCCTCCCATTTTCAGAAGGCCGTCTTGCGCATCGGAGATTTTCTCATATATCTCAGCCTGGGACTGGTGGCGGTGCTGGTGCTGGTGCAGTTGCACCGGGGTGCCTCGGTTCTCGAACTGGTCCAGTTCGCCCTGATTCTCACCGTGGCCTCCATCCCGGTGGCCATGCCGGCGGTGCTCTCCGTCACCATGGCCATGGGCGCCCTGACCCTCTCCAAGATCCAGGCCATTGTCTCGAGGCTGGAATCCATCGAGGAAATGGCTGGCATCGACATTCTCTGTTCCGACAAAACCGGCACCCTGACCCAGAATAAGCTCACCCTGGGAGAGGCTGTAGTCTTCGCGGCCAAAGATGACCAAGAATTGATCCTTTGGGGTGCCCTGGCTTCCAAGGAGGAGGATCGGGACCCTATTGATCTGGCGGTGATTGCTGGGTTACCCGATGCCGGAATACTCAGCCGGTATCATCAACAACGGTTTATCCCCTTCGATCCGGTGAGTAAGCGTACGGAAAGCCTGATAACGGATTCCCGGAACCAGACCTTCACGGTGGCCAAAGGGGCCCCCCAGGTAATTATAGGCCTGTGTCGGCTGACCCCTGATGAATCCGCCCGCGCTGAAAAAACCGTGAACGAACTGGCTGCCCGGGGCTACCGGACCCTGGGGGTGGCTCGCACCCAGAATGGCAGTGTGTGGGAGTTCCTCGGAATCTTGTCCCTCTACGACCCGCCCCGGGAGGATTCTGCGGCTACTGTCGCCAACGCCAAGACCCACGGAATTACCATCAAAATGGTCACGGGAGATAATGTGGCCATCGGTCGAGAGGTTTCCAGACAGTTGGGGTTGGGAAGCAATATACAGCCCGCTGATCGCCTTTTCCGAAAGGGTGAGGTGTCTGAACAGCTCAGTACGCTGGCCGCAGCCCAGATTGAGACAGCCGACGGGTATGCCCAGGTCTTCCCGGAACATAAATACGGTATTGTCAAGGCCCTGCAGACCAAAGGGCACATCGTGGGTATGACCGGGGACGGAGTCAACGACGCCCCTGCCATCAAACAGGCGGATGTGGGCATCGCGGTGAGCGGCGCCACCGATGCCGCCCGTGCCGCCGCCGCCTTGATTCTTACGGCTCCTGGCCTATCGGTGATCATCAACGCCGTGGAAGAGGCCCGTAAGATTTTTGAGCGCATGAACAGTTATGCCATCTTCCGCATCACTGAAACCATCCGCATCATGTTCTTCGTGGTATTGGCCATGATCTGCTACAATTTTTATCCTATTACCGCCATCATGATCATCCTATTGGCCTTTTTCAACGATGTACCCATTATGGCTATCGCCTTTGACAATACCCGGATAGACCCGCAGCCGGTGAGTTGGGACATGCACCGGGTGCTGACCGTGTCCACCGTTCTGGGGCTCATCGGAGTGGGGGAAACCTTCGGTCTGCTGATCATTGCCCAGAACTGGCTGCGCCTGGATGTCGTCCAGGTGCAGACCTTTATCTTTTTAAAGCTGGCGGTGGCCGGGCATCTTACCCTCTTTGTCGCCCGCACCCCCTGTTTCTTTTTGTCGCGTCCTTTCCCTGCTCCGGCACTCTTGTGGTCCGCCGTTGTCACCAAAATCCTGGCCACCCTCTTTGTGGTCTATCCTTTTGGGATCATTGCTCCTCTAACCTGGTCTCAAGTGGGTCTAGTCTGGGGTTACTGCCTGGTATGGGTATTTGTGGAAGATGTGGCCAAACTGATGGTCTATCGTCATCTTGACATGGTGGGTCCTCGGCACCAACGGTTTCTGGGTTTGCTGAAACAACGTCTCACCCACTACGCCCATCGCTCTTAGGGGCTGGCTGCAAACCGGTTTTATCCGTGTGGCACAGGCTTCCAGCCAGGGTAGAATTTTTTTCTTATTAGCTCGAAGCTTATTTTCCTGGTAATCTCGAAACTAAAAACTCGAAAATCCAAACTATGCTGATATTTTCAGGTTAGAAATTTTTATTTCAAAGATGAACGGAAAGGCAAAATATTCTATAATTATCCGGTAAATACTTACACTGGTTTCAGCGTCCAGTTAAAATAAGACGTTTGCCGCGGCAGAGGGCGACCTTGGGAACGTCGAAATCCGGCAGACCCCCGCAAATATGGAGTGATCACAAACTCATGTCATACCCAGAAGGCAGCATCATCCCCAGACCCGAACATCCCATCTCCCGAGCCGATATCGACGTTGATGTCTTAAAGGTGCTCTACCGCCTGCATCACAAGGGACATCTGGCGTATCTGGTGGGAGGCGGAATCAGAGACCTCTGGTTAGGGAAGCAACCCAAAGATTTTGATATTGCTACGGACGCCCATCCCCAGGAAATCCGCCGTATTTTCCGTAACAGCCGCATCATCGGCAAACGGTTTCGCCTGGTGCAGGTATTTTTCAAAGGGGGCAAGATCGTCGAGGTCTCCACCTTTCGCAGCCGGTCGGAATTCGACGCCGAAGTAGATATGTTGGCTCCAAACAACACCTTCGGTTCTCCGGTGGAGGATGCCCAGCGGCGTGACCTGACCATTAATGCCCTGTTCTATAATATCGCTGATTTCTCCATCCTGGATTATGTAGGAGGCGTCAAGGATCTTCAGGATGGCATCATCAGGGTTGTCGGACCGCCGGAAATCCGCTTTCAACGGGATCCGGTGCGGATGCTCAGAGTCTTACGCCATGCCTCTCGCACCGGTTTTCAGATCGATCCCACCGCATGGTCCGCCATCCAGTCCTACCGGCATCTCATCCGTTTATGCTCCCCGGCCCGGGTGCGAGATGAGCTTTTGAAAGATTTTAGAAGCGGTTACTGCAGGGATTTCTTTCAGCTCATGCTGGCGAGCGGGTTACTGGCGGCCATCTTCCCGCACATTGAGGAGACGACAGATGGCGCCGCCTTTAGTGGTCTGCAGCCGCGGATGCAGGCGGTGTTTGGAA is a window from the Desulfobacca acetoxidans DSM 11109 genome containing:
- a CDS encoding plasma-membrane proton-efflux P-type ATPase yields the protein MTVQQINTEKAQNLNIQDLFQLLGTSSQGLAEDEAQRRLDQFGPNSLVEKKINPALKFLSYFWGPIPWMIEIAAILSAVVQHWDDFTIIMLLLIFNASIGFWQEHKAANALEALKAQLALQARVRRDGRWKEIATASLVPGDIIRIRLGDIVPADIKLFEGEFLSVDQAALTGESLPVSKKPGDVAFSGSVAKQGEMAALVVSTGEDTFFGRTARLVQTAGAASHFQKAVLRIGDFLIYLSLGLVAVLVLVQLHRGASVLELVQFALILTVASIPVAMPAVLSVTMAMGALTLSKIQAIVSRLESIEEMAGIDILCSDKTGTLTQNKLTLGEAVVFAAKDDQELILWGALASKEEDRDPIDLAVIAGLPDAGILSRYHQQRFIPFDPVSKRTESLITDSRNQTFTVAKGAPQVIIGLCRLTPDESARAEKTVNELAARGYRTLGVARTQNGSVWEFLGILSLYDPPREDSAATVANAKTHGITIKMVTGDNVAIGREVSRQLGLGSNIQPADRLFRKGEVSEQLSTLAAAQIETADGYAQVFPEHKYGIVKALQTKGHIVGMTGDGVNDAPAIKQADVGIAVSGATDAARAAAALILTAPGLSVIINAVEEARKIFERMNSYAIFRITETIRIMFFVVLAMICYNFYPITAIMIILLAFFNDVPIMAIAFDNTRIDPQPVSWDMHRVLTVSTVLGLIGVGETFGLLIIAQNWLRLDVVQVQTFIFLKLAVAGHLTLFVARTPCFFLSRPFPAPALLWSAVVTKILATLFVVYPFGIIAPLTWSQVGLVWGYCLVWVFVEDVAKLMVYRHLDMVGPRHQRFLGLLKQRLTHYAHRS
- a CDS encoding MBL fold metallo-hydrolase; the protein is MTPHIAAVQVGPLAVLCYIINCPSTRQGLLIDPAAPSAAVTDVINRRGLTIRWIVNTHGHPDHTAGNDYWAQQTGATTVIHELDWHFFSTPEMQQAAITEGFPPLSHIDLLVQDGYRLPLGELELSIIHTPGHTPGSICLYTPGHLFTGDTLFVDSAGRTDLPGGSLGQLVDSIQRRILPLPDDTIIWPGHDYGDTPTSTLGEQKLNNPYITDFLD
- a CDS encoding glycine zipper 2TM domain-containing protein, encoding MSYVKNYSLVFLLVISLAGCTSLSPYTYTGAGVGGALGAGAGALLDHNNRWRGAMVGGLMGGALGGAATELGRRAAQDSNQQRVYGAYPPADPYQSTDNGGYYQ
- a CDS encoding poly(A) polymerase, with protein sequence MSYPEGSIIPRPEHPISRADIDVDVLKVLYRLHHKGHLAYLVGGGIRDLWLGKQPKDFDIATDAHPQEIRRIFRNSRIIGKRFRLVQVFFKGGKIVEVSTFRSRSEFDAEVDMLAPNNTFGSPVEDAQRRDLTINALFYNIADFSILDYVGGVKDLQDGIIRVVGPPEIRFQRDPVRMLRVLRHASRTGFQIDPTAWSAIQSYRHLIRLCSPARVRDELLKDFRSGYCRDFFQLMLASGLLAAIFPHIEETTDGAAFSGLQPRMQAVFGTIDLLTMGGLSLSEAFFWTAFLIPFLEKVTVLPFQQIEPETVAKYVDESLSPLEFARGRRDEVIMRLVTVSQLMHQLGAGRRVSARLKRRLCLPEAWLLYHILTGASQKFFEDIIAQQSVKPVLPEKPPTTKRRRGRRRTHRKKVSPI